AGCGGTAGCCCCAGAGGTTCCAGGAGATATCGTTCAGGGCGGGCTTGACCTGCGCTTCTTGCCAGCGCGAACAGCAAGGATAAGGGTTTAAGCTGCCTGCTCCCTGCCGACTCCTGACCGCTGCGAACGCTCAGCCCACTCCTGGCCCACCGACAAGGCGGCGTAGCAGCCTGGCAGGGTTACTTGTAACCTGTAACGAAATAGGTTACACTCTAAGGGGAGACTGCTGGGCTTCATGATCAAGAGCATTCGCCACAAAGGTCTGAAGAGATTCTTCGAGTCAGGCGATGCCTCGAGGGTTCAGCCCAATCATGTCAGGCGCTTGCGCCTGATCCTTGGACGGTTGGACAGCGCCGACATCGTCGCGGACATGAACTTTCCAGGCTCTGGACTCCATCCCCTGAAGGGTGATCGCAAGGGGGCGTGGGCCGTGAGCGTAAGCGGAAACTGGCGTATCACCTTCCGTTTTGACAACGGAAATGCCCATGAGGTTCACTACGAGGATTATCACTGATTCCGAAAGGAACGCCAGTTGAGGTATGGAAATCGGAGGAAGGTATGGACATGCATAACCCACCCCACCCCGGCGAGGTCTTGAGAGAGCTCTACCTCGAGCCGCTGGCCTTGAGCGTCACCGCCGCCGCGGAAGGTCTCGGCGTCACCCGAAAGACGCTGTCCGCCATCGTCAACGGCCGAGCGGGTATCAGCTCCGTTATGGCTATGCGCCTAGCCAAGGCCTTTGGCGGCAGCGCTACCTCGTGGCTGAACATGCAACAGCAGCACGACCTGTGGCGGGCCAAGCAAAAGGCCGACCTGTCAGGGGTAAGGGTATTGCACCGACCGACACAGGCGGGCCAGGGCTCGCTGCGGTAACGAATCGCAAAGTAACGAATCGCAAAGGACGTAGCGCGCGCCCTCCTTTGCGATTGCTGTCGGCAGCGACCTAGGCTACCCGCACCCTCAGCCCGTGATAGCCGCTCGCGCCGTCGGGCAGCGGCGGGGTTCTCTGGGCGGTTTGCGTTTCGCCGGCGCCGTCCGTGGCCCTGACCATCACCTCGACCTGGCCGGGCTCGGCGTTCCAGCGGTAGCCCCAGAGGTTCCAGGAGATGTCGTTCAGGGCGGGCTTGACCTGCGCTTCTTGCCAGGTCACACCGCCGTCCAGGGAAACCTCGACCCGGCTGACGCCGCGCGTTCCGGCCCAGGCGACGCCGCCTATGGCCGCGCTGCCGTCGTCAAAACGCGTGGCCTCGGGGGTGTCGATGCGGCTCATCGTCTTGACGATGGCACTGTCGCTCCAGCCGCGCTGCTGCCAGTAGCCCAAAAAGCCCGCTTCGGGCGAGAGCTCGATCTCCTGGAGCCACTTGACGTTTTTCATGCCGTAGATCTCGGGAATGAGCAGCCGCGCCGGGAAGCCGTGGTCGCGGGTCAGGGGCTCGCCGTTGTGCAAATAGGCCAGGATGACGCCCTCGTGAAAAGCCGACGAGAGCGGGAAGGAGTCGGCGTAGTTGTCGGCGGCGCGGAGGATGAGCTTTTCCACGCCCGG
The sequence above is a segment of the Deinococcota bacterium genome. Coding sequences within it:
- a CDS encoding type II toxin-antitoxin system RelE/ParE family toxin — protein: MIKSIRHKGLKRFFESGDASRVQPNHVRRLRLILGRLDSADIVADMNFPGSGLHPLKGDRKGAWAVSVSGNWRITFRFDNGNAHEVHYEDYH
- a CDS encoding HigA family addiction module antitoxin, translated to MDMHNPPHPGEVLRELYLEPLALSVTAAAEGLGVTRKTLSAIVNGRAGISSVMAMRLAKAFGGSATSWLNMQQQHDLWRAKQKADLSGVRVLHRPTQAGQGSLR